Proteins from one Mytilus galloprovincialis chromosome 11, xbMytGall1.hap1.1, whole genome shotgun sequence genomic window:
- the LOC143051284 gene encoding vitelline membrane outer layer protein 1 homolog has product MSENQCAAFCVTHGDRCCEITYINSTKECKLDQSGCCHTDFVNASGSNILHPRRTYVDYNKILSVTNGGCLGDWANEEFCKKGHYAIGYRMKIEGLHFDRTELNAIEIICGSTSGERCGDTAISGQQQWGTWTVEALCPAKTFFTAFSLQVDQYNTYHDNTGANYVRFRCRYFKDEYFDFELSVSPGNGTFGFYGEWSDACPANSAICGVKTKIQAYQVYGDDTALNDVQFFCCE; this is encoded by the exons ATGTCTGAAAATCAATGTGCAGCGTTTTGTGTCACACACGGTGACCGATGTTGTGAGATTACTTACATAAACTCGACGAAGGAGTGTAAACTTGATCAGTCCGGATGCTGTCATACGGATTTTGTCAATGCATCAGGTTCAAACATCCTACACCCCAGACGTACATATGTAG ACTATAATAAGATATTGTCTGTAACGAATGGAGGATGTTTGGGTGATTGGGCAAACGAAGAATTTTGTAAGAAAGGTCATTATGCTATTGGTTACAGAATGAAA ATCGAAGGACTGCATTTTGATAGGACAGAACTGAATGCCATAGAAATTATATGTGGAAGTACAAGTGGTGAACGTTGTGGCGATACGGCCATTTCTGGTCAGCAGCAATGGGGAACATGGACAGTGGAAGCACTTTGTCCAGCAAAGACATTTTTTACCGCATTTTCTCTTCAAGTAGATCAATATAAT acttatCACGATAATACAGGTGCCAACTACGTTAGATTCAGATGCAGATATTTCAAAGatgaatattttgattttgaactgAGCGTTTCTCCTGGGAATGGCACATTTGGCTTCTACGGTGAATGGAGTGACGCCTGTCCAGCGAACAGTGCCATATGTGGTGTTAAAACTAAAATACAGGCTTACCAAGTATATGGAGATGATACCGCACTTAATGATGTTCAATTCTTTTGTTGTGAATAA
- the LOC143052525 gene encoding perlucin-like protein yields the protein MKMHGVIRIREMLLLTIILVIASANADICLTESKQQQWRTNLEYIEQTVKDLEVDLQDKDSSCKSEWEQFKGHCYYFSDDQRSWFEAERYCRSQNAFLAYIRDVTENNWIQFNLSNMNSTDLYWIGATDSETGIWIWSYDYVPLTYSNWNTGEPNNHRDQGENCCHMYGMYDNGKWNDIMCSRKARFVCKRPMNSHCDQH from the exons ATGAAGATGCATGGTGTGATAAGAATACGAG agATGTTGCTGCTCACAATCATCTTGGTAATAGCCTCCGCAAATGCTGATATATGTCTTACGGAGTCAAAACAACAACAGTGGAGAACTAATTTAGAATACATAGAACAAACAGTAAAAGATTTAGAAGTAGACCTCCAAG ATAAGGACAGCTCCTGTAAGTCAGAATGGGAACAGTTCAAAGGTCACTGCTATTATTTTAGCGATGACCAGAGGTCCTGGTTTGAAGCAGAG AGATACTGCAGGTCCCAAAATGCATTCCTTGCATACATAAGAGATGTTACTGAAAACAATTGGATACAGTTCAACCTGAGCAACATGAATa GTACTGATCTTTACTGGATTGGAGCAACAGATAGTGAAACAGGAATTTGGATCTGGTCATACGATTATGTACCTTTAACCTACTCTAATTGGAATACCGGAGAACCAAATAACCACAGAGATCAAGGCGAAAACTGTTGCCACATGTATGGCATGTATGACAATGGTAAATGGAATGATATTATGTGCAGTCGAAAGGCAAGATTTGTTTGCAAGCGACCTATG aaTAGCCACTGTGATCAGCATTAA